Part of the Alistipes sp. ZOR0009 genome, ACCTATACCAAGCGCCTCCCGCTATATTTTAAATTTCCGATTATTGCATTAAAGGTAATGTGGCACTACCGAAAAGATAAAAGAGCAATAGCAATTCTACAGGAACAAGAGCAATTTGACATTATCATCTCGGATAATCGCTACGGAGTGAGAAGTAAAAAGGCGAAGTCCTACATTGTTACCCACCAGCTAAAGGTGGTAAACAAACGGCTCATCCCAATGGAATGGCTCTCTAAGCATATCATTAGACGACTTATAAAACCTTTTAACACCTGCCTCATCCCTGATTATGAAGGCATAGACAACCTTACAGGCATCATTAGTCAGCCACCACTTGGGATTACTTATTTATATACGAAGCCTCTTTCTCGGTTTCCGATTGATAGCCTTCCGATCCCGCTACCCAACTACCAGATACTAGCCATCTTATCGGGACCAGAACCCCAACGATCACAACTCGAAAATATCATACTCGATCTAGCCTCCCAAAGTAGTAAAAGCGTGATGCTAC contains:
- a CDS encoding glycosyltransferase → MKVLIAPLNWGIGHAARCIPIIQHQLKEGKDVHIASDGEALDLLKAYFPKLTFHELPQLAITYTKRLPLYFKFPIIALKVMWHYRKDKRAIAILQEQEQFDIIISDNRYGVRSKKAKSYIVTHQLKVVNKRLIPMEWLSKHIIRRLIKPFNTCLIPDYEGIDNLTGIISQPPLGITYLYTKPLSRFPIDSLPIPLPNYQILAILSGPEPQRSQLENIILDLASQSSKSVMLLRGTKQAHPITASINVKILDFAGDSMLQSLVCNSQTIIARAGYSTIMDLNALKKGAVLIPTPHQPEQEYLAQWLDGKRGFEYCSQRKKDLEKFF